One genomic region from Leptolyngbyaceae cyanobacterium JSC-12 encodes:
- a CDS encoding hypothetical protein (IMG reference gene:2510098033) produces the protein MNPQDYHEEELQQRERALREREAAVRLRELETELSRPIASKANHDRRTSLGLQLRPLVQIAKIVGLVVIAGVILSLVIRVGMFVLTLAVMGAIGWLVYKLFFEPDRPK, from the coding sequence ATGAATCCTCAAGATTATCATGAAGAAGAACTGCAGCAGCGGGAGCGGGCACTGCGAGAACGAGAAGCTGCTGTCCGCTTGCGCGAGTTAGAAACGGAACTATCCCGCCCGATCGCATCCAAGGCAAACCACGATCGCCGAACCTCACTAGGTCTCCAGTTAAGACCCCTAGTGCAAATCGCAAAAATAGTTGGGTTAGTAGTAATTGCAGGAGTGATTTTATCCCTCGTCATTCGCGTTGGTATGTTTGTTTTAACGCTTGCCGTCATGGGTGCGATCGGCTGGCTTGTGTACAAGTTGTTTTTTGAACCTGATCGCCCTAAATAG
- a CDS encoding GTP-binding protein TypA/BipA (IMG reference gene:2510098032~PFAM: Elongation factor Tu domain 2; Elongation factor G C-terminus; Elongation factor Tu GTP binding domain~TIGRFAM: GTP-binding protein TypA/BipA; small GTP-binding protein domain), with amino-acid sequence MTLPIRNVAIIAHVDHGKTTLVDALLKQAGTFREGEEVPDCVMDSNDLERERGITILAKNTAVRYKDTLINIVDTPGHADFGGEVERVLGMVDGCLLIVDANEGPMPQTRFVLKKALEQGLRPIVLVNKIDRPQADPHAAIDKVLDLFLELGADDDQCEFPYLFASGLSGFAIEQLDDDRVDMKPLFEAFLRHVPPPVGDPNAPLQLQVTTLDYSEYLGRIVIGRVHNGTIRAGQQAALVTETGDIVKAKITKLMGFEGLKRIDIEEASAGNIVAVAGFADANIGETITCPNEPRALPLIKVDEPTLQMTFSVNDSPFAGQEGKMVTSRQVRDRLMRELETNVALRVEETDSPDRFLVSGRGELHLGILIETMRREGYEFQVSQPQVIYREVNGQPCEPYETLVLDVPDEASGSCIERLGQRKAEMQDMQVGSNGRTQLEFIIPARGLIGFRGEFMRLTRGDGIMNHSFFDYRPIVGDIDARRNGVLISFEEGVATFYALKNSEDRGVFFIKPGTKVYKGMIVGEHNRPQDLELNVCKTKQLTNHRAASGDELVQLQAPVEMSLERALEYIGPDELLEITPESIRLRKMAKEKRLAKR; translated from the coding sequence ATGACTCTGCCAATTCGCAATGTTGCCATCATTGCTCACGTTGATCACGGCAAAACAACCCTTGTAGATGCACTCCTCAAGCAAGCAGGCACGTTCCGAGAAGGCGAGGAAGTCCCAGATTGTGTTATGGATTCTAACGATCTGGAGCGGGAGCGGGGTATTACTATCCTGGCGAAAAATACTGCTGTTCGCTACAAAGACACACTCATCAACATTGTGGATACACCTGGACACGCAGACTTTGGTGGTGAAGTGGAGCGGGTATTAGGGATGGTGGATGGCTGCCTGCTGATTGTGGATGCTAACGAAGGTCCCATGCCACAGACTCGCTTTGTGCTGAAGAAGGCATTAGAGCAGGGATTGCGCCCGATCGTGCTGGTCAATAAGATTGACCGTCCCCAAGCCGACCCCCACGCGGCGATCGACAAAGTGTTGGATCTGTTCCTGGAATTGGGGGCTGATGATGACCAGTGCGAGTTTCCCTACCTGTTTGCATCTGGACTGTCAGGGTTTGCGATCGAGCAATTGGACGACGATCGCGTGGATATGAAACCCTTGTTTGAGGCGTTTCTACGGCACGTTCCACCGCCAGTGGGTGATCCTAATGCCCCACTGCAACTTCAGGTCACAACGCTAGATTATTCTGAGTATTTGGGACGAATTGTAATTGGCAGAGTTCATAACGGTACGATTCGGGCAGGGCAACAAGCCGCACTCGTTACGGAAACAGGCGATATTGTGAAAGCCAAGATTACCAAGTTGATGGGCTTTGAAGGCTTGAAGCGGATTGATATTGAAGAAGCATCTGCTGGGAATATTGTGGCGGTTGCGGGCTTTGCCGATGCCAATATTGGAGAAACCATTACCTGTCCCAATGAGCCACGGGCATTGCCCCTGATTAAGGTGGATGAGCCAACCTTGCAAATGACTTTCTCCGTGAATGATTCTCCGTTTGCTGGGCAGGAAGGCAAGATGGTGACTTCTCGTCAGGTGCGCGATCGCTTGATGCGAGAACTGGAAACCAATGTGGCACTACGAGTTGAAGAAACTGATTCTCCAGATCGCTTCTTGGTGTCAGGACGAGGAGAACTCCACCTGGGTATTTTGATTGAAACCATGCGGCGCGAAGGCTACGAGTTCCAGGTTTCTCAGCCACAGGTAATTTACCGCGAAGTGAACGGGCAACCTTGCGAACCCTACGAAACATTGGTACTAGATGTGCCCGATGAAGCATCTGGTAGCTGTATTGAACGGTTGGGACAGCGAAAAGCCGAGATGCAAGATATGCAGGTTGGCAGCAACGGACGCACCCAGTTGGAGTTTATTATTCCGGCACGGGGCTTAATTGGGTTCCGGGGAGAATTCATGCGGCTTACTCGTGGTGACGGGATCATGAACCACAGTTTCTTCGACTACCGCCCGATTGTGGGTGATATTGATGCTCGTCGGAATGGGGTGTTGATTTCCTTCGAAGAAGGGGTTGCAACTTTCTATGCCCTGAAAAACTCGGAGGATCGCGGCGTATTCTTTATCAAGCCTGGTACCAAGGTTTATAAAGGAATGATCGTAGGCGAACACAACCGCCCTCAAGACCTGGAATTGAACGTCTGCAAAACTAAACAGTTGACCAATCACCGGGCTGCCAGTGGCGATGAACTGGTGCAGTTGCAAGCTCCAGTTGAAATGAGCCTGGAGCGGGCACTGGAATACATTGGTCCAGACGAGTTACTAGAAATTACACCAGAGTCGATCCGGCTCCGCAAGATGGCAAAGGAGAAACGTCTGGCAAAACGGTAA